The Elaeis guineensis isolate ETL-2024a chromosome 3, EG11, whole genome shotgun sequence region TTTCCCAAAATGCTCCAAAAATATCTTGTTGTTTTCCTTAAAAATAAAAAGTTAtaattctcataaattttctagcTACTGATTACTGAATTAACAATTTCATAGCCATCGATGTTTATGAAAATTGTACCCACCAGACTATAAATGTTGCTGAGCTCTAAGTTGAGAGAATCCCGTAGTCTAGCGTAAAGTTTTCCTTGACCATGCCTCTGCCATTCTATAATTAATTTTGCTTAATGTCCTCATCTTTTTCTTGATGGTTGGGCGCAGATGCAAGATATATCCTGACATGGCTGAGGAGACGAACGCCACCACTCAAACCGTGATCATGGGTGTCGCACCTCCTAAGGGGTCTGCCTCTACCCACCCCTTGTTAAAATGATCTTTGGCAATAAAAAAGAATCACACATCTTATCCTGGTATTAGTAGTACACCTTTCGTGCATTTGTCCTGGGAGACACAACGTTAATAGTATCaaatggaaaaaagaaaaaaaaaaaatccaagaaattTCTTCTAGGATTGCCCCTTCATATGGAATTCCCTTCCAATTCTGATGATGTTTTGTTGATTTGGGCTGGTGGCTTCTGTTTGCAGAAACTTTGAAGGCTCTGACGTGGCTGCTGCATCAGAGAACGGAGGCTGCAAGTGCGGACCCAACTGCACCTGCAACCCCTGTAACTGTAATTAAATGAGGTAAGTTTCGAGGGTGGAGAGAGAGAGTCTTAATGTCGTTTCAATGTCTGGCATTTGATTCTGGACTCTGGTAGTCCTTGTGTTAGAAATAAAGAGGCCATGGCTACCATCCACCCTCTTTTGTTAGAGTAGTTCACATGGCCGGGGAATTGAagatccctctctctcttctccttgttCAAGTTGTTGCACCGTTGGTGTCTCTCTCTATTGTATTTGTTCTGTTGCTACTATGCTTTTTTGCTCTATATTTGGTATCAGATTGACAGCAAAGCCTCCTTTCAGCACGGCTCCCACCTCTGTTGTTAACATGAGCATTATGACTATTGATCTTTCTGTCATGGTATTGGATCTGGGCTTGGCCTCGTTTTCTTTTTGCGGACCCATCAATCGTTCACAACCAGTGATGActtaattttgataatttatttatttgagaAGTCACGTTCCACGC contains the following coding sequences:
- the LOC105040637 gene encoding metallothionein-like protein 2, with product MSCCGGNCGCGSGCKCGSGCTGCKIYPDMAEETNATTQTVIMGVAPPKGNFEGSDVAAASENGGCKCGPNCTCNPCNCN